The Primulina eburnea isolate SZY01 chromosome 12, ASM2296580v1, whole genome shotgun sequence genome includes the window atatatatatatataaaataaattaaagagtAACCTTAAAAAATACGTACATAAACCTCTGTATTaggtttaaataattaaattttataaaaacttgattatttttatgtattattatatttttataaataaatacatatatatataaacctaTTCCGTCCTTGATCATATATAACTATATAAGTATGTTGAATACATCAAAAGAGAGGAAACTAAATGATCCAATGTTATGTTTCAATTCCATTAAACAAGTGAGACCGGGTTTGTAATCTAGTGGTCTCACCCTGCCAGAATCAGATAATTTCATTAATAAAGTTCGCGAATCTTTTTACTTATAATTTGATCTTTCGAtgaacaatatttttattttatctgaTTCGAAGAACAACAATAAAAACTTTACTTTCCTCTGCAGTGAGCTTCTAGAGAGCATGATGTCAACCTTGAATTTAAGTAGTGGACGTCATCTCTTCAACGTTTTGAATTTTGAGAACCATTCTATTTTCTTTTCAGATTGCATTGATTAGTTATATGAGAGTGAGATAAGCAAGGAGACCGGGGTAGGGGTGCTTTTGGTGGTTTGGTCATATCCTTTTCACCAAGTTAAACATGATTAATGAATGAACATTAGAAAATGTGCTAAAAAAAGTCTTGTCCTACATTGAGAAATGTGCCAAATAAAGTCTTCTTTTATTAGCTCCAAGTTTGGGCTAATGGTTTGGGTCCAAAAGGATACCAGAAGTTTTTAGAGGGGGAAAAACGCTTTAGACTGAGTCTCAGTGAAACACACATGTGCGGGGCCGGCTGGCTCGGCCTGGGGCGGTGCTGTGTGGTCTCTTGaccatatttatttttttggacAAATTTTATTTTCGAAACAGTGTAATGTTTGCACCCTCCAGTTAGCTTCAGTCTGAACAACGTCTCGTGTGACTCTTTTGGTGCAACCGTGTGTCCCTTCGTACAGAACCGTGCGTCATGTGACTTATCACAGAAAGGTGTTTCCCATGACTTATCACAGAAGGGTGTGTCTCATGGCTTATGAGACTCATTTTTTAAATAGTTCTCTACATGCATTCATCACACACTTTTTGCATACTCATTTCGTTGCATCCTTTCCTCTCCGAAACTTGAAATTTTAAGCATATTGTTATTTGCTAACATCCAGAAcctgtaatgatgtattttctGGATTGAATTATTATATCTTAGGGACGATTGTCATTCCGTATAGCACATACATGGCAAATTCGTCTTTCAgacaaaagattttttttgCCTCAACTCGTACTGTTATCTGATCTAAagatcatcagaaacaccaatAACATTAAATAATTTCTTTTAGATATCGATTTATTATAACTGATCTTAATACTAGTGTTCTTTTACGCATAGCCGTTTCGAGTCTTGCTCCTTGCAACCTAAAATAATAATGTTACTAATAAGGTAGGTTTTACAGCGAATTCACTTTTGAATCATCAAATATATTAGATACGAGAGTGGGAGTTAGTGAAAAGACAATAGAGTGCAACTCTACATTCTCCAACTTTATGTTTTTTAAACTTACGAGTATGAGGCTCAGCCATTTTCTACTTCCAAATACTAGCAAAAAGGTTACAAAATATCTCTATAATGGGGGGAAAAACATCGATGGTAATCCAGAGAATAGCAATAACATGTTGAATGACATTACTTACCTGATACATATGTTGATACCAAATTTAACATAGTGaagacaataaaaaaaatatgaatccaTTGTTGCAAAGAATTTCAAATCCATAGTTATTtacaacaatattttcaaaataagacTGGTCAGTTCGATCGAAAACCATTCACGAGCTCGGTCAAGAAAATGATAAGAAAACCATTTGATCAGtttgatatattttaattttttttaaagaaaaagtgattttttttatttttctttcaaacaactataattttttatttaaattttgttaaaaatattattttactaattttatttattttttagaatatatatatatatatataattatgttatttagattttaaacttgaatatatacatttattatttatatatacgcatttaatattttataatttaaaatatattatttactatattatattattatttcataTAAAATAACAGTTTTGGATCGAATTAAttgaataatttttaaaaataaatcagtATGAAAACGTTGATTTAAAGACCTAAAGTTAATAAGAATTCATACCTGAACTAAAAAATGAGGgggaaaaaacttgtgtgagacgatctcacgagtcgtagttgtgagacgaatctcttatttgggtcaccatgaaaaagtattactttttatgttaagagtattactttttattgtgaatatgagtaggattaacccatctcacagattatgatctgtgagacggtcattctcaggaaaaaaacaatttttaagAATATTATTCAAATGGATGAGATCTTGTAATTTTGATAGAATATGGATATAACACCACACTAAAGAAAAATCTGCAGCATTAGTCCGCTGCCAAGAAAACCGCGAATGGCGGCGATAGCGGCCGCTGCCGCCGCGTTCACAACCCTTCGCATTTCCAAACCCACCTTCTTCCCACGCCGCCGCTTCTGCACCCTCGTCACGTCCTCTCTCTCTACTGAATTCAACATCACCTTCGCCCCACCCAAACCCAAACCCAAATCCATAGCCCAGCTGCCGATAACTCCCGCGACTGACTTGGACCCACCGGAATCGTCTAGTTCAGAGTTCGGAGAACAGCTGTTAATCCCATGGATTGTCAGAGACGAGAATGGAAACCTCACCTTCCAGACGACACCGCCGGAGCGTTATCTTCGTGCTATGGCTGAAGCGAAAacccagaggaagaagaaaaagGTCATTGCTGGAAATGCTAAAAAAGGTGGGCAACCGAAGCCGTCTACCGTGCCGCCGAAGTATTCGAAGGCGGCTCGCAGGTTTTATAATGAGAGGTTTCGCGAGCCTCCTCAGCGGCTGGCAAAGGTTCTTGCAGCTGCAGGAGGTACAGTAAATTTGTTTTATCGCATCCAGTGCTATATCTAGTGCTTTTCTGCGCGATAAGTTGCTTCTACAGTTGGATTCAGCTAATTTTGTCAGTTGGTTGTGATTATGATTCAAAGTTTAAGCTTTGATATAATTGAATTACGGATTATATAttaaaagaaattggatgattTTTAAAGCTGGAAATTATTGGATCGGGCCATAGGGGTATCTTTAATTGATTGTTACTACCCTTAGTGTTAGGTCTACATATTCTATTTTTTATATACAAATAAGCAATAACAACTGTAAGTAGCTTATGAGCCGCTCTCGAGCTTTTGAATGATGTTATGTAAGCGTAAGCTCAAGCTTGGCAATTATCTCATCAGTTGTGATAGGTGTGCGAAGTAATATGTCTAACTGTTAAAGATGTTTAAGACTTATAATCTCAGTTATTTTTAACTATGTTTACGGCATGGGAATTGGTAGTTGCATCGAGGAGAAGTAGCGAAGAGCTGATTTTTCAAGGGAAGGTGACTGTCAATGGTTCTGTCTGCGCCACACCCCAGGTCAGTTCTAAAGTCAATGTGAGGGGCGTATGGAAAAGTTACATATATTTGGGTGCAAAAGCTGTTTTGTAAATCCAATGGCATATTTTGGTATATCATATTATCGGGATTCTGATTGTTAAAACTTAAGATgttaaattatgtattgataagACATGGTGTGCATTTGATTCTGAATACCGATCTTGTGAGCAGACAAAGGTTGATCCTGGTCAAGATGTTATATATGTGAATGGGAGACGTCTGGCTAAGAAACTACCTCCAAAGGTTTATCTTGCTTTGAACAAGCCGAAAGGGTTTGTCATCTATATGTCTCACTTCTTGCACTACAATTTAGCTTCAAATTAAGT containing:
- the LOC140806925 gene encoding putative ribosomal large subunit pseudouridine synthase SVR1, chloroplastic isoform X1 — encoded protein: MAAIAAAAAAFTTLRISKPTFFPRRRFCTLVTSSLSTEFNITFAPPKPKPKSIAQLPITPATDLDPPESSSSEFGEQLLIPWIVRDENGNLTFQTTPPERYLRAMAEAKTQRKKKKVIAGNAKKGGQPKPSTVPPKYSKAARRFYNERFREPPQRLAKVLAAAGVASRRSSEELIFQGKVTVNGSVCATPQTKVDPGQDVIYVNGRRLAKKLPPKVYLALNKPKGYICSTGEKETKSVVSLFDDYMMSWNKRNAGLPKPRLFTVGRLDVATTGLIIVTNDGEFAQKISHPSSNLSKEYIATIDGEVNKKHLLAISEGTVIEGTRCTPDMVEQLPQQPDNKRPRLRIVVHEGRNHEVRELVKNAGLQIHSLKRVRIGGFRLPSDLTLGKHMELSAANLRALGWKS
- the LOC140806925 gene encoding putative ribosomal large subunit pseudouridine synthase SVR1, chloroplastic isoform X2 encodes the protein MAAIAAAAAAFTTLRISKPTFFPRRRFCTLVTSSLSTEFNITFAPPKPKPKSIAQLPITPATDLDPPESSSSEFGEQLLIPWIVRDENGNLTFQTTPPERYLRAMAEAKTQRKKKKVIAGNAKKGGQPKPSTVPPKYSKAARRFYNERFREPPQRLAKVLAAAGVASRRSSEELIFQGKVTVNGSVCATPQTKVDPGQDVIYVNGRRLAKKLPPKVYLALNKPKGYICSTGEKETKSVVSLFDDYMMSWNKRNAGLPKPRLFTVGRLDVATTGLIIVTNDGEFAQKISHPSSNLSKEYIATIDGEVNKKHLLAISEGTVIEGTRCTPDMVEQLPQQPDNKRPRLRIVVHEGRNHEVRELVKNAGLQIHSLKRVRIGGFRLPSDLTKAYGT